A region from the Achromobacter seleniivolatilans genome encodes:
- the purL gene encoding phosphoribosylformylglycinamidine synthase produces MSLVQHLPGSSVLSSFRRERLLAQLKEAGLPVADISARYEHFVSTDAALTAEQQQHLTQLLDYGTPSTAEAPAKSLSLLVIPRLGTISPWASKATDIAHNCGLSSVHRIERGVRYVITPERGLLGTKSFDDAMLARAADCLHDRMTETVVDGSFDGQALFQTLAGKPMRTVGVLASGVQALAEANISLGLALSEDEIEYLAKSFTDLGRDPTDVELMMFAQANSEHCRHKIFNAEWVIDGQEQPNTLFGMIRATHKAQPQGTVVAYSDNAAVMEGGPAQRFQAGMPGSAAEGAKYIRRDTTVHTLMKVETHNHPTAIAPFPGASTGAGGEIRDEGATGRGSKPKAGLTGFTVSHLRFDDALQPWEADHHGLPDRIASPLSIMIDGPIGGAAFNNEFGRPNLLGYFRSFEQTAGGTRWGYHKPIMIAGGLGSIDAGLTHKDVIPPGALLIQLGGPGFRIGMGGGAASSISMGSNSAELDFNSVQRGNPEIERRAQEVIDRCWQQAENNPIIAIHDVGAGGLSNAFPELVNDAGRGAIFDLKRVPLEESGLSPAEVWSNESQERYVLSILPKDLERFDAIARRERCPYAVVGVATEERQLRVVDGEGLPGLDTIRPQGEAEVRPVDVPIDVILGKPPRMTRDVRRLPGVSAPLDLVGIDLTEAAYRVLRHPTVANKSFLITIGDRTVGGLSSRDQMVGPWQVPVADCAVTLADYEGFRGEAMSMGERTPIAMLDAPASGRMAVAEALTNLAAADVARLEDIKLSANWMAACGVDGQDAALYDTVSAVSELCQATGLSIPVGKDSLSMKTSWEQDGEQRQVVAPVSLVVTAFAPVGDVRASLTPQLRTDAGDSVLILIDLGRGRHRMGGSILAQTYNQIGETVPDIDSPQDLRAFFVTIRTLAEAGTILAYHDRSDGGLFSTLTEMAFAGRTGISVNLDMLTFDPQSADWGDFKIRPEQVAVQRDELTLKALFSEEAGAVIQVPASQRDAVMQVLRGAGLSAHSHVIGGLNGADEVEFYRDGKKVWGQPRAELGRAWSEVSYRIMSRRDNPACAQAELDVWNDTKDPGMSPNVSFNPQEDIAAPYLNLSQRPRVAILREQGCNSQVEMAWAFDTSGFEAVDVHMTDLLSGRVDLAQMQGLVAVGGFSYGDVLGAGEGWARTIRFNSKLSDQFAAYFARPDTFALGVCNGCQMMAALAPMIPGAEHWPRFTRNQSEKYEARLSMVELAKSPSIFFAGMEGARIPVAVAHGEGFADFSQQGDASRVLTAARYIDNNGLATEAYPFNPNGSPDGLTSVTTADGRFTVMMPHPERVTRNVMMSWAPEKWGNADAGGTYSPWMRIFRNARVWLK; encoded by the coding sequence GTGTCCCTAGTTCAGCATCTGCCTGGTTCCTCCGTCCTGTCCTCCTTTCGTCGCGAACGCCTTCTGGCGCAACTGAAGGAAGCCGGCTTGCCGGTGGCCGACATATCCGCCCGCTACGAGCACTTCGTCAGCACTGACGCCGCTTTGACGGCCGAACAGCAGCAACACCTGACTCAACTGCTGGACTACGGCACGCCCAGTACGGCCGAAGCCCCGGCCAAGAGCCTGTCGTTGCTGGTGATCCCGCGTTTGGGCACCATTTCGCCGTGGGCCAGCAAGGCCACCGACATCGCCCACAACTGCGGCTTGTCGTCCGTGCATCGCATTGAACGCGGTGTGCGCTACGTGATCACCCCGGAACGCGGCCTGTTGGGCACCAAGTCTTTCGACGACGCCATGCTGGCGCGCGCGGCGGATTGCCTGCATGACCGCATGACCGAAACCGTGGTTGACGGCAGCTTTGACGGCCAAGCCCTGTTCCAGACGCTGGCTGGCAAGCCGATGCGCACCGTCGGTGTTCTGGCCAGCGGTGTTCAAGCCTTGGCTGAAGCCAACATCTCGCTGGGTCTGGCGCTGTCGGAAGACGAAATCGAATATCTGGCCAAGTCTTTCACCGACCTGGGGCGCGACCCCACCGACGTAGAACTGATGATGTTCGCGCAGGCCAATAGCGAACACTGCCGCCACAAGATCTTCAACGCGGAATGGGTCATCGACGGTCAAGAACAGCCCAACACGCTGTTCGGCATGATCCGCGCCACGCACAAGGCGCAGCCGCAAGGCACGGTCGTGGCCTATTCGGATAACGCCGCCGTCATGGAAGGGGGCCCCGCGCAGCGCTTCCAGGCTGGCATGCCCGGCTCGGCAGCTGAAGGCGCCAAGTACATCCGCCGCGACACCACCGTGCACACCTTGATGAAGGTGGAAACCCACAATCACCCGACCGCAATTGCGCCGTTCCCCGGCGCCTCGACCGGCGCGGGCGGCGAAATCCGCGACGAAGGCGCAACGGGCCGCGGCTCCAAGCCCAAGGCGGGCCTGACGGGTTTTACCGTGTCGCACCTGCGTTTTGACGACGCGCTGCAACCCTGGGAAGCCGACCATCACGGCTTGCCCGATCGCATTGCATCGCCTCTTTCCATCATGATCGACGGCCCCATCGGCGGCGCGGCGTTCAACAATGAATTCGGCCGGCCCAACCTGTTGGGCTACTTCCGTTCGTTCGAGCAGACTGCTGGCGGCACGCGCTGGGGTTATCACAAGCCCATCATGATCGCGGGCGGCCTGGGCAGCATCGATGCGGGCTTGACGCACAAAGACGTCATTCCTCCCGGCGCGCTGCTGATTCAGCTGGGCGGCCCGGGCTTCCGGATCGGCATGGGCGGCGGCGCCGCCTCCAGTATCAGCATGGGCAGCAACTCGGCCGAGCTGGACTTCAATTCCGTCCAACGCGGCAACCCGGAAATCGAACGCCGTGCGCAGGAAGTCATCGACCGCTGCTGGCAGCAGGCCGAAAACAATCCCATCATCGCGATTCACGACGTGGGCGCGGGCGGTTTGTCCAATGCCTTCCCGGAATTGGTGAACGACGCTGGCCGTGGCGCCATCTTTGATCTGAAGCGCGTGCCGCTGGAAGAGTCCGGCCTGTCGCCCGCCGAAGTCTGGAGCAATGAATCGCAAGAACGTTATGTTCTGTCGATTCTGCCCAAGGATCTGGAGCGCTTTGACGCCATCGCGCGCCGTGAACGCTGCCCGTATGCGGTGGTGGGCGTGGCAACCGAAGAACGCCAATTGCGTGTGGTCGATGGCGAAGGCCTGCCGGGCCTGGACACGATCCGCCCGCAAGGCGAGGCCGAAGTGCGTCCGGTCGATGTGCCGATCGACGTCATTCTGGGCAAGCCGCCGCGCATGACGCGCGACGTGCGCCGTCTGCCTGGCGTGTCCGCGCCGCTGGACCTGGTCGGCATCGACCTGACCGAAGCCGCATACCGCGTGCTGCGTCACCCCACGGTCGCGAACAAATCTTTCCTGATCACCATCGGCGACCGCACGGTGGGCGGCCTGTCCAGCCGCGATCAGATGGTCGGCCCCTGGCAAGTGCCGGTGGCGGACTGCGCCGTGACCCTGGCTGACTACGAAGGCTTCCGTGGCGAAGCCATGTCGATGGGCGAACGCACGCCGATCGCCATGCTGGACGCCCCGGCTTCCGGCCGCATGGCCGTGGCCGAAGCGCTGACCAACCTGGCTGCCGCAGACGTTGCGCGCCTGGAAGACATCAAGCTGTCGGCCAACTGGATGGCCGCGTGCGGCGTGGACGGCCAGGACGCCGCGCTGTATGACACCGTGTCCGCCGTCAGCGAACTGTGCCAGGCCACCGGCCTGTCCATTCCGGTGGGCAAGGATTCCCTTTCCATGAAGACGTCCTGGGAACAGGACGGCGAGCAGCGCCAGGTCGTGGCGCCGGTGTCGCTGGTTGTGACCGCGTTTGCGCCGGTTGGCGACGTGCGCGCCAGCCTGACCCCGCAACTGCGTACGGACGCTGGCGACAGCGTGCTGATCCTGATCGACCTGGGCCGCGGCCGCCATCGCATGGGCGGCTCGATTCTGGCGCAGACGTACAACCAGATCGGCGAAACCGTGCCGGACATCGACTCGCCGCAAGACCTGCGCGCCTTCTTTGTCACGATCCGCACGCTGGCCGAAGCGGGCACCATCCTGGCGTATCACGACCGTTCCGACGGCGGCCTGTTCTCGACCCTGACCGAAATGGCCTTTGCCGGCCGCACCGGTATCTCGGTCAATCTGGACATGCTGACCTTCGATCCGCAATCGGCCGATTGGGGCGACTTCAAGATCCGCCCCGAACAAGTGGCGGTGCAGCGCGACGAGCTGACGCTCAAGGCGTTGTTCTCGGAAGAGGCGGGCGCCGTGATTCAAGTGCCCGCGTCGCAACGCGATGCCGTTATGCAAGTGCTGCGCGGTGCTGGCCTGTCGGCCCACTCGCACGTCATCGGCGGTTTGAACGGCGCCGACGAAGTCGAGTTCTATCGCGACGGCAAGAAGGTCTGGGGCCAGCCGCGCGCTGAACTCGGCCGCGCCTGGAGCGAAGTGTCCTACCGCATCATGTCGCGCCGCGACAACCCCGCTTGCGCCCAGGCCGAGCTGGATGTCTGGAACGACACGAAGGACCCGGGCATGAGCCCGAACGTGTCTTTCAACCCGCAAGAAGATATCGCGGCCCCGTACCTCAATCTGAGCCAGCGTCCGCGCGTGGCGATCCTGCGCGAGCAGGGCTGCAACAGCCAGGTCGAAATGGCCTGGGCCTTTGACACATCCGGCTTTGAAGCTGTCGACGTCCACATGACCGACCTGTTGTCCGGCCGCGTGGACCTGGCGCAGATGCAAGGCTTGGTGGCTGTCGGCGGTTTCAGCTACGGCGACGTGCTGGGCGCAGGCGAAGGCTGGGCGCGCACCATCCGCTTCAATAGCAAGCTGTCGGATCAGTTTGCCGCGTACTTCGCGCGTCCCGACACCTTTGCGCTGGGCGTGTGCAACGGTTGCCAGATGATGGCGGCCTTGGCTCCCATGATTCCGGGCGCCGAGCACTGGCCGCGCTTCACGCGCAACCAGTCGGAAAAGTACGAAGCCCGTCTGTCGATGGTGGAATTGGCCAAGTCGCCGTCCATCTTCTTTGCTGGCATGGAAGGCGCTCGTATCCCGGTGGCTGTGGCTCACGGCGAAGGTTTTGCCGACTTCTCGCAACAGGGCGACGCCAGCCGCGTGTTGACCGCTGCGCGTTATATCGACAACAACGGACTGGCGACCGAAGCCTACCCGTTCAACCCGAACGGCAGCCCGGACGGCCTGACATCTGTCACCACGGCTGATGGCCGCTTCACGGTCATGATGCCGCACCCGGAACGGGTGACGCGCAATGTGATGATGTCGTGGGCGCCTGAAAAGTGGGGCAATGCGGACGCGGGCGGTACGTACAGCCCGTGGATGCGCATTTTCCGCAATGCTCGCGTCTGGCTGAAGTAA
- a CDS encoding LysR substrate-binding domain-containing protein: MKLQQVFDFLAVTQHGSVHAAARATGQTQPAMTKSLRRLERTLGLPLFERHAKGMRPNDFGMRFLPHAQHLVHEAKRAREAMSQMRGERMGSVSYGISPAAAALLAPPALQRFRLMYPEVQLDTCSGGYATLAPQLRDGELDFAICPLPPGQTDPQLQMRELMNGPMVMLARQDHPLRKTQSLEDLRDVVFAVVGPPGQPGAAVYDVFEDAGLGTPRVDMQADSPSDAAALVAESDRMALLPAVVLATAAPHQRLAVVPITDPLPNFLIGLFHRASGALTPAAQALATQFEHEAAFLRCTPS; encoded by the coding sequence ATGAAGTTGCAGCAAGTGTTTGATTTTCTTGCCGTCACACAACACGGCAGCGTACACGCCGCGGCGCGAGCCACGGGACAAACTCAACCCGCCATGACCAAATCATTGCGCCGGCTGGAACGAACCCTTGGCCTGCCGTTGTTTGAACGGCACGCCAAGGGTATGCGGCCCAATGATTTCGGCATGCGCTTTCTGCCGCACGCGCAACACCTGGTTCACGAAGCCAAGCGCGCGCGTGAGGCCATGTCGCAGATGCGGGGCGAACGCATGGGCTCGGTGTCGTACGGTATTTCTCCGGCGGCAGCGGCGCTGCTGGCCCCACCTGCCCTACAGCGATTCCGCCTGATGTATCCCGAAGTGCAACTGGATACGTGCAGCGGCGGATATGCCACGCTGGCACCGCAATTGCGCGACGGGGAGCTGGATTTCGCCATCTGCCCGCTGCCGCCCGGCCAGACCGATCCGCAGTTGCAGATGCGCGAACTCATGAACGGTCCGATGGTCATGCTGGCGCGCCAGGATCACCCCTTGCGGAAGACGCAGAGCCTGGAAGATTTGCGGGATGTCGTTTTTGCGGTGGTTGGCCCGCCCGGCCAACCCGGCGCGGCCGTGTACGACGTATTTGAAGACGCCGGCTTAGGCACGCCGCGGGTGGACATGCAAGCGGACAGCCCAAGCGACGCTGCTGCGCTGGTGGCTGAAAGCGACCGGATGGCACTGTTGCCTGCGGTCGTGCTTGCCACGGCTGCCCCGCATCAACGGCTGGCCGTCGTGCCCATCACCGACCCGCTGCCCAACTTCTTGATCGGGCTGTTCCATCGCGCATCCGGCGCCTTGACTCCCGCAGCCCAAGCGCTGGCGACGCAGTTTGAACACGAAGCGGCGTTCCTGCGCTGCACCCCTTCCTGA
- a CDS encoding methyl-accepting chemotaxis protein: MFKNLSIRAILTTALGVFFALFLVTGVAVYQQLTSNRTSIEVLLDTNLVRANSVDGAASELLRARLVLLAAQSALLEGKSIDSMASMQRLDGYTKKASDLIDVARKLPEASEVGKPLFDSALAAYDVYARDAIAPMVAAIRAGNAQEASRLNVERVTPLGIAFTQADQKYVDYANEVGQRVAREASTRINGAIVFLICLLVVVAVLVVSLYAIFARSVFRPLHEAGRLFDRIAGGDLSNRIEQRGNNEIGILYAAVKRMQESLARTVSAVRLGVEEIHTGSREIAAGNIDLSSRTEQQAASLEETAASMDELSSTVKNNADSSRSAAQLATVASEVATRGGQAVGDVVGTMRGIADSSKRIADIVGVIDGIAFQTNILALNAAVEAARAGEQGKGFAVVASEVRALAQRSGQAAKEIKGLIDDSVQKVSIGSDQVEAAGATMQEIVVSVRRVTDIINEISSASEEQSQGIQQVNQAVSQMDSVTQQNAALVEEAAASAASLETQAQRLREAVAVFKLQTGQVIDVGAPALGRHGDAALIGA, from the coding sequence ATGTTCAAGAATTTAAGTATCCGAGCAATCCTGACGACCGCCTTAGGCGTTTTTTTTGCGCTCTTTTTGGTGACCGGCGTCGCGGTGTACCAGCAATTGACCTCCAACCGTACTTCGATCGAAGTGCTGCTGGACACCAACCTGGTGCGTGCCAATTCCGTCGATGGCGCGGCCTCGGAGTTGTTGCGAGCCCGCCTGGTCCTGCTGGCCGCGCAGAGCGCGTTGCTGGAAGGCAAGTCCATCGACAGCATGGCAAGCATGCAGCGGCTGGACGGCTACACCAAGAAGGCGTCTGACCTGATCGACGTGGCCCGCAAATTGCCCGAGGCGAGCGAGGTTGGAAAGCCCTTGTTCGATTCGGCACTGGCAGCCTATGACGTCTACGCGCGCGATGCCATCGCACCCATGGTGGCTGCCATTCGCGCTGGTAATGCTCAAGAGGCCAGCCGGTTGAACGTTGAAAGAGTCACGCCGCTGGGTATCGCCTTTACTCAAGCTGATCAAAAGTATGTGGATTATGCGAATGAAGTCGGCCAGCGTGTCGCACGCGAGGCATCCACCCGCATCAACGGCGCAATTGTTTTTCTGATCTGTTTGCTGGTGGTGGTAGCGGTACTTGTGGTCAGCCTTTACGCCATCTTTGCGCGTTCTGTTTTCCGGCCCTTGCATGAGGCGGGACGTTTGTTTGACCGCATCGCGGGCGGCGATTTGAGCAATCGCATTGAACAGCGCGGCAACAACGAAATCGGCATTCTGTACGCGGCGGTCAAACGCATGCAGGAAAGCCTGGCGCGTACCGTGTCCGCCGTGCGCCTGGGCGTGGAAGAAATTCACACTGGTTCGCGCGAGATCGCAGCCGGCAACATCGATTTGTCGTCGCGCACCGAGCAGCAGGCGGCATCGCTGGAAGAAACGGCAGCCAGCATGGACGAGCTGTCGTCCACGGTGAAGAACAACGCAGACAGTTCGCGCAGCGCCGCGCAACTGGCGACGGTTGCATCCGAAGTGGCGACACGCGGCGGTCAGGCGGTGGGCGACGTGGTCGGCACCATGCGCGGCATCGCGGACAGCTCCAAGCGCATCGCGGATATTGTTGGCGTGATCGACGGTATTGCCTTCCAAACCAACATCCTGGCGCTGAATGCAGCGGTTGAAGCGGCGCGTGCCGGTGAGCAGGGCAAGGGCTTTGCAGTGGTGGCCAGCGAAGTGCGGGCCTTGGCTCAACGCAGCGGCCAGGCGGCCAAGGAAATCAAGGGCTTGATCGACGATTCCGTGCAGAAGGTGTCGATCGGTTCGGACCAGGTGGAAGCCGCTGGCGCCACCATGCAAGAGATCGTGGTTTCGGTGCGCCGGGTTACCGACATCATCAACGAGATCTCCAGCGCGTCCGAAGAGCAGTCGCAAGGGATTCAACAGGTGAATCAGGCGGTGTCGCAGATGGACAGCGTGACGCAGCAGAACGCGGCGCTGGTCGAAGAGGCGGCGGCCTCTGCGGCATCACTGGAAACGCAGGCGCAGCGTTTGCGCGAAGCCGTGGCCGTTTTCAAGCTGCAAACTGGCCAAGTGATCGACGTGGGCGCGCCCGCTCTGGGCCGCCACGGCGATGCGGCGTTGATCGGCGCGTAA